The Sabethes cyaneus chromosome 1, idSabCyanKW18_F2, whole genome shotgun sequence DNA segment gtttgaataccttgtattcttcctttgtagacccagaGCTCTTGAATCATGGCCAGCTCAACACCATCTTTGACAAACCTTCTGGAAAGCACTCCCGATGCAGCTTTCGCGTGATGGAGGTTTATCTGCAAAGACGGAATTCCCGGAGGTTTAGGTTTAGTTTTGGAATGAGGGGGAAGCTGGCTTCGTGTGGTCTCGCCTTTTCCACTGATCTTACCGGAGTTTCCTGGGCCACTTGTGGAGACCACTTTTTTGATTCCACTCGACCCTGGCACTGCCAGACTGTCAAGATTCATGGGCATGGGCAGGGggggactgggagccaaagggcccaccgggcctttgagattaggggccccggtttgaaatattctcatgatagtaaattaatacaaaaaacgacatctactcaaaagacatcagcgttacaaggacagtaaatcgaatgggctctattttgtaaatcatgtcgtgcaactcgactcgactcaggcactgtcgagtgtcgagtattgggagaacgggcagcatagcggttcgatgttcgaaacaaaacaaactcagtcgttattaggaccgagttaccagcttttagcgtgtgcgtcatattagcggttcacggtgctttagtttggacgcacttttcttcaacccaatcttcgttactttgagttttagtttgttcagccaccaccacagatgttgttctatcgacaatatccatttcattggcaaagcagacgaactaactagatttgcagaagattgtgcctgtgtgttgctcctttcataacatcctgtaacggcttgttgaacagcccacatgagggaccatcacgttgataaagtcccctgcgaggcaCCCCGGATCGTGTTAACTATAATAAGGGTGTTACAGCTACCGATGTTCAATCGTCAACTGAACTTTTTGCAGCATATTTCAAAAGTGTGTTTACTGAAGCGACTGGTAGTATCATAGAATTTCCTATTGATAACGACGAGACGCCATACCAACTGTCCCAGGTTTGCGTGGAAAACGGTATTCGTGAACTCGATGTCAACAAATCCGCTGGTCCGGATATGTTAACAAATAGCATCCTTAAGCAATTTCGCCAAGAATTTGTGTTGCCGCTCACCAGTTTGCTCAATGTGTCGTTAGCTTCCGGTCATTTCCGGTCCGGGAATTTGGAAGATTTCGCACATCACTCCGATTCATAAAAAAGGCGCAAAATGTGACGTGGAAAATTATCGCGGAGTTGCTATACAATCGGCTGTTCCGAAACTTTTCGAGTCATTAGTTTACAGCCATTTTTATGACAGGGTAATCGGACGTATTCCTCCTGTGCAACACGGCTTCTTGAAGAAGAAATCAGTGGTTACAAATCTGTGTGAGTTCACTTCGATGGTTACGGACTGCATATCAAAAGGCTTCCAAGTGGATTGCGCATATACCGATATGTCCAAAGCGTTTGATACCGTTAGTATAAATAGCATCTTGGAGGCAGTTGAATAGTTTTTCGTTCGAGGTTCACTGTACAACTGGTTAGTGTCATATTTGAAGCAGAGAATACAATTTGTTTAAATACGTGGCAGCAAATCTTGCTCATTTTCTGTAGACTCTGGAGCACCGCAAGGCAGTCACTTAGGACCGCTGTTGTTCGTGATtctaatgaacaaattgcctgATGATATCTCCCACTCAAGTATTCTAAATTACGCCgacgatgtaaaaatatttttacctatCAAGTCCATGGACGATTGCTTGAAATTACAGCTCGACCTAGGACACCTTGGAATGTATTGTGAAAACAGTGGATCAAAAGTGAATACAGACAAGTGCACAGTAATGACATTTAGCAGAAAAGTTAGCCCCGTGATCTTCGACTACGCTTACCGGAATAGAGTAGTACCACGTACAGAATATGTTCGCGACTTGGGTGTAACATTTGACCGCACACTCTCCTTCGATAGACACATTGATAACGTGATTAAAGAGAGCTTGAAGCTGTTCTCACTCGTTAGGAGGTTTGGCCGTGACCTCAATGATCAACACGCTATATTGGCAATCTACAAAGGCCTTGTTAGGAGCAAACTGGATTTCGCAAGTGTAATATGGCGCCCGTAGTACGTTACCCACATTCAGCGAGTAGAAGGAATCCAAAAGAGATTTATTGGATTTGCTCTTAGAAATCTCGGATGGAACGGAGAACAGCTACCACCTTATCATGATCTGTGTTGTTTGGTCGACCTCGACTCGGCCCATTCGAGGTATAAGATATCCGATATCGTATTCTTCAGGAACATCCTTGCAGGGCGAACGATCAGTCAACCACTTTCCAGTCGACTAGTACTAAACGATAACCCAGTCTCGCTTCGACGAAGGAGAACTTTTGAACCACCGTTGCGGACCAGAAATTACTCACAGAATGAACCAACTACACGCTTCATGAATCGTTTCAATGCACTTCAGGAAACTGTTGCATTATTTCAGTACTACTTTTTAGAGTGTAGTTTTGTATCATCATAAGGTTACCACTCTTGTAATTTCTCGTGGCAGTTTCTCATCATCATTCAGACTGTTAACACGTACTTAGTTAATAAAGTTATCCTAACTAAATAGTGTCTGTATTATTAATATTGAGAACAAAACATGGTGTCAGAAGCTATCGCGGGCTTCTAAGTGCGTTTTCTAGGCGTCATTGATATCGCGAGAAAATTATTCGCAAGTAACCGTAGACTTAACGCGTTCGAACGTGTGCAAACGTGTCGTGCCGACGGCCATATTGGTTTTACTATAGAgtgaataaaaaatataagtttGAAAAATGGATCCGGAACAATTCAAAATGTTCATGGACCACCAAACGAGGCTTTTCAGCCAGCTTCTGAAAGGAATTAACCAACCGACAGGTAGAGTACCTGGAGCTCAGCCGTTGGGAGCCAATGTCTCAGTGTCTCAACCGTCGCCACTCGCCCTGGACGGCGACATGGAACAGAACTTTGAGTTCTTTGAGAATAGTTGGATAGCCTATTCCAAAGCCATTGGAATGGATCATTGGCCGGAAGAGAACAACTCTCAGAAGGTTAGTTTTCTGTTATTAGTTATCGGTGAACCGGCCAGGAAGAAATATTTTAACTTCGAGTTAACTGTAGCGGAACAAGCTAGTCCGCAAGCAGCATTAGCGGCTATCAAGGGGAAAGTATTAGCCAAACGAAACATCATTATTGATCGTTCAGACTTTTTCTCCGCATCGCAAATGCCGGGTGAGTCGATCGACGATTTTACAACCCGTCTGAAGTGGCTTGGCAAAATCGCAAAGTTAGGCGTGCTGGAAGCAGAGCTTATAGCTTTTAAAGTTGTTACTGCTAATAAATGGCCGGAGTTGCGCACCAAAATGTTGACTGTCCAGGATATAACCTTAACTAAAGCAGTTGACATGTGTCGCGCAGAGGAAATTACTAAAACACGGTCTCATGAGCTAGGTCTATCTCCAAATCCTGAAGTAAACAAAATCGTCAAGCATAAGTCGAGAACGCTGCGCTGCAAATTTTGCGGCGACCGACATGAATTCTCAAAAGGATTATGCCCGGCTTTAGGGAAACGTTGTCACCGGTGCAAAGGCAAAAACCATTTTGAGAAAGTGTGTAAAGCGAACCGTAAGCCAATGATGAAGACAAAGAAGAGAGTGAAGGAAATCAGTGGTGAAACAAGTGAATCAGAAGAAGAGTCGTCACATAATGATGCGTCATCAGAAGAGAGCGAAGAAATCGAAATCGGAAAAATCATGGACGATTCAGAAAAAGGTGGATGTGTACTAGCAGAGCTGGATTTAAAACTAGGAAGTGTATGGAAATCCGTGAAATGTGAGTTGGACACAGGTGCAAACGCTAGTCTGATTGGTCGTGAATGTCTAGCTAAGCTTCGCGGGGAAGCAGAACCGCAAATACTTCCGACTAAACTCCGTCTTCAAAGTTTCGGAGGTAATAGCATCAAAGTCCTCGGGCAGGTGAAGATTCCGTGTCGTCGCAAGGGTAAAAGATATTCGTTGGTCCTACAGGTGGTAGAGGGTGATCATCGCCCTTTATTGTCGGCTAAGGCATCTCGAGTCTTTGGTTTTGTGAAGTTCTGTAAAACAGTATCTTTTACCGAAAGGAAAATTTCTGAAACAAATCTTCTAAACGTGTATCGTATTCAAGCGCAGAAAATAGTAGAAGCTCATTCAGATATCTTCGTTGGATATGGAAAGTTTTCTGGGCCAGTCTCACTTGAGGTTGACAGCAACGTGCAGCCATCAATTCAACCTCCACGCCGAGTTCCAATTGCGTTGAGAGACAATTTAAGAAAGGAACTTGCCAAGTTAGAGAAAGATGGCGTTATCGTGAAGGAAACCGCTCATACAGATTGGGTGAGTAATATAGTACTAGTACAGCGTGGCTCAGAATCATCCGGTATTAGAATTTGTTTGGATCCGGTTCCTCTCAATAAGGCACTCAAGAGACCAAACTTGCAATTCGTCACTTTAGATGAAATATTACCAGAACTAGGCAAGGCCAAAATCTTCTCAACAGTCGACGCTAAAAAGGGTTTTTGGCACGTAGAACTTGACGAGTCTAGCAGTAAACTTACAACTTTCTGGACGCCGTTTGGTCGCTACCGATGGACTCGACTACCTTTCGGTATTGCCCCGGCTCCAGAGATATTCTAAATGAAATTGCAAGAGATAATTCAAGGTCTTCAAGTAGTAGAATGCATAGCAGACGATCTTTTAGTATACGGGACTGGCGATACCTTGGAAAAAGCCTTAGCTGAACATAATCGTTGTTTGGAGAATCTCCTAATACGCTTGGAAAAACATAACGTCAAATTGAATCGCTCCAAGCTACGACTGTGCCAGACGTCTGTAAAATTCTATGGACATATACTGACTGATACAGGTTTACAGGCTGATGAAAGTAAAATTGCAACAATACGAGAATACCCGACTCCGACTAACCGCAAGGAAGTGCATCGTTTCGTTGGCATGGTAAATTATCTAAGCCGTTTCATTCAAAACCTAAATGCCAACCTTACTAATCTTCGCAAATTAATCTCCGAATCGGTACCATGGCAGTGGTCCTCTATAGAAGAAGAGGAGTTCAACCGAGTAAAGTCGTTAGTGGCCGATATACGTTCTTTACGGTACTATAACGTACATGAACCGTTGACCATCGAATGCGATGCTAGTTGCTTTGGCCTGGGCGTCGCAGTGTATCAGTCAGATGGTGTCATTGGCTACGCCTCTCGTACGCTAACACCAACTGAGCGTAACTATGCTCAAATTGAGAAAGAGCTTCTAGCGATTCTTTTCGCATGCGTACGCTTTGATCAAGTTATCGTCGGAAACCCTAAAACGATTATCAAAACTGATCATAAGCCACTCGTAAATTTGTTTCAAAAGCCTCTTCTGTCAGCACCGCGCCGTTTACAACATATGCTGTTAAACTTGCAACGGTATCGACTGACTATTGAATTTGTTACTGGAAAGGAAAACGTTGTTGCAGACGCTTTGTCCCGAGCTCCTATCAACGCGAAAGAAAAGGATTAATTCAACAAGCTaaatatttgcaaagtaatgaTGGAAGTGGAAAAGCTAAAAGTAGGACGTTTTTTGGCCGTCTCGGATAGTCGCTTGAAGGAGATAATAGTTGAAACTGAAAAAGATCAATCCATGCAGCTGCTAATTAACTTTATACAACAAGGCTGGCCTGCTTCGGCTGACCGTGTTCCCGATAGTGTCAAGGTTTACTACAACTATCACAACGAGTTGTCCACACAAGACGGAATCATTTTTCGAAATGATAGAATTCTGGTTCCACTCGTACTTCGCCGAAAGCTGATAGACAGTTGCCATGTCAGCCATAACGGGCTGGAAAGTACTTTAAAACTTGCTAGAGCCAATTTATTTTGGCCAGGAATGTCGTCGCATATCAAAGACGTCGTCAAACAATGTAGCATTTGCGCCAAATATGCTCCATCGCAATCCAATCCTCCGCTCGTGAGTCACACTATTCCACTTTATCCGTTCCAATTAATTTCTATGGATGTATTTTTTTCCGAATATCACGGTGTTAAACAAAAGTTTTTGGTTACCGTTGATCACTACTCCGACTTTTTTGAGGTGGATGTGTTAAAGGATCTTACTCCCGAGTCCGTTATCAAAGTGTGTAAAATCAACTTTGCCCGACATGGGGTTCCTCAGCGGGTCATTTGTGACAATGGAACAAATTTCGTGAACTAAAAAATGTCCACTTTCGCTCGGGAATGGGATTTCGAGCTTGTTACTTCAGCACCTTACCATCAGCAGGCAAACGGGAAATCGGAGGCAGCCGTTAAAATTGCTAagtgattgcttaaaaaagctaATGATTCAGGAACAGATTTTTGGTACACTCTTTTACACTGGAGGAATATTCCTAATAAAATTGGATCCAGTCCCGCCGCACGTTTTTTATCACGCTCTACTCGTTGTGGTGTGCCAACACCAGCTGTAAAACTTCTTCCTCGTGTGGTCAAAGATGTTCCTGCGGCTATAGAAAAGAATCGCAAGTTATTCAAGTACCATTATGACAAAACTGCGCGTGTATTACCTGAATTACAAACTGGGTCGCCTGTGTTCGTTCAGCTGCATCcagaaacaaataaaatatggaCTTCCGGAATCATCTCAAATCGTCTCAACGATCGGTCGTATCAAGTAAACGTGGAAGGTGTTAACTATAGACGAAGCCTGGTGCACTTAAAACCGCGTAAAGATCCCATCGTTATCCCTGACAAACAACCGCAGCCAATAAATCCTGAGTTGAAGAAAACTATGCAGACACTTGATCTCAATCGTAAACAACATACCTTCGACAGTGAAAATTTTGTGGTACCTCAACGGGAGACTACTTTGCCACAGCCTGCTGTGATTGTACCACCGTCGCAACCGTCAATGTCATCATACGTAACAACATCATCGCCTACCGTCAAATCGCGTGAACGTGCTCCACCACAGACAAATGAGATTTCTAACAGTAGACCCAAAAGAGAAATTCGAATTCCGGCTAGGTTCAATGATTATAGTTTGAAGTAGTTTaagatgttttttttattatctgtAAGGAGGATGTTGCATTATTTCAGTACTACTTTTTAGAGTGTAGTTTGGTATCATCGTAAGGTTGCCACTCTTGTAATTTCTCGTGGCAGTTTCTCATCATCATTCAGACTGTTAACACGTACTTAGTTAATAAAGTTATCCTAACTAAATAGTGTCTGTATTATTAATATTGAGAACAAAACAGAGACAATAGCCATAGAAATGAGCCCAGATACAAAAAGAAGTAGGCTTAGATTATATTTTGAAGGACAATTATATTAATGTTTCTATTGTTTAGTTTTAATGTGACTCATGAacgtattttttatattttgtaaataggtTAAGATTGGGTAACGGGCACAATAGCCTAtattaaaatacaaatacaaaggttagaatggccatgattttacggtcgatggtatcatagagctgcggaaaaaagaacccaccgtctaaaaacgccagtacgaagagcacgtactcgccagtccagaggagaggttcgccagcaacgacacacggagtttctacaaaacggtcaggtgcaagaattttgccatgcctgtgatgtgcaatgatagtgctggcaacctgcttactgacaaaacgacggtagcagcctggtggaagagtatttctagacgctgttgaatagagaagtaaacacgaagatcagcaggtacaggataagaattttgagcgacggccaaactgtggagccaccaacacaggagaaggtcaaaagagcaatcagtgagctgaaaaacagtaaggttgctgtaaaggatggtattctggctgaacttctaaaagcggggagcgagctgctgtacgaaacaattcgcctcctcattgtcaggaacagaaaatgggaggaaaataaatatcggaggcgtggttgattggcctcatttcccatcaatttaaaaacggacatcgacttgagagtaaaaactatccaggcattacgttgctcaattttgcctataaggtgctctccctatcggaTAGGGcctatcctgtgttttagactgagcccgttagctgagttcttcgtcggcgagtatcagaCTGGTTTTCATAAGGGttgcttcacgatggatcagatatttaccctgcgtctagtaactgacgagttccgggagtacaacttgcagactcatcatatttttatggatttcaaggcggcatacgattcagtcaaacgaaatgagctgtgacagttaacgctaggacatagttttcccacagaactagttacgttgattcgtgtgacgctggatgaataaaaattatgagtcagaatagcagatgagacatcaagtgcttcttgattttgcagatttcgtcgatatcaccgaaatcaaaagtagagcagcgaaagaagcctttaggtcatttattgataaattgggacttaccattagcaccgccaaaacgaagtacatggcgtggaaatccaaatggtgttggtgtcgaagaggaactaaATATATtgtggtatgctcgtgacatgtgacaacgatgtaagtcgccaaaaaaacgactaattgcagctgcgtctttacgcaggcattacattttgtagctgaagtcccgtagcttgcaaattcgcataaaactgacgctctagagaacactaatcctttcggtggccctttacggacatgaatcatggacgctaaaagaagctgatcgacgaatgcttggggttttagcgtaaaattcggcaaaatccaaaatggagtatagcgcagacgcatgaaccacgagctatattaagaatgcaaatatgctgttataatgaagacagtacagtgtggcagtctgcgcagggctggtcacgtgtctagaatgcccgacgaaagagcaTTTTGGCTgcttttaagcagagaatcaagaaaaggccgtagacttcggagtagacatcgcactgatagatgtgcgctatcgaggatgctGCACGTTCacctggtgttcgaggggtttgaagaaaggtagcccaggattgactactggaggaccataattcattcggcccAGGATCTATAACGGACCGTcaccactgaagtaaactaaatatggagcttaagccgacagctcaaaatttataagcagtgaaataactgcggatgaagtactaattctacttttaaatactcagaattgaagttGATAATATTTTcagagcttggaccccaacagctcaacttatatggtttcatgaatcatggggccccaacaaTCGAACATTCATGAGTTATAGAAAAAggttaattgaaagagaaattttggtttaaagttcggggccccaacagtcccatgtgaagctgaattttcaatcatcaaatcggttgatttcataaatcaaggggccccagcaattgaacattcgtgagtcgtagaaagagtttaactgaaataaaaattttggaaaatgtcattttgtgtaaagacgaaatttttactgaggcccaccgggcattt contains these protein-coding regions:
- the LOC128736599 gene encoding uncharacterized protein K02A2.6-like, coding for MDPEQFKMFMDHQTRLFSQLLKGINQPTGRVPGAQPLGANVSVSQPSPLALDGDMEQNFEFFENSWIAYSKAIGMDHWPEENNSQKVSFLLLVIGEPARKKYFNFELTVAEQASPQAALAAIKGKVLAKRNIIIDRSDFFSASQMPGESIDDFTTRLKWLGKIAKLGVLEAELIAFKVVTANKWPELRTKMLTVQDITLTKAVDMCRAEEITKTRSHELGLSPNPEVNKIVKHKSRTLRCKFCGDRHEFSKGLCPALGKRCHRCKGKNHFEKVCKANRKPMMKTKKRVKEISGETSESEEESSHNDASSEESEEIEIGKIMDDSEKGGCVLAELDLKLGSVWKSVKCELDTGANASLIGRECLAKLRGEAEPQILPTKLRLQSFGGNSIKVLGQVKIPCRRKGKRYSLVLQVVEGDHRPLLSAKASRVFGFVKFCKTVSFTERKISETNLLNVYRIQAQKIVEAHSDIFVGYGKFSGPVSLEVDSNVQPSIQPPRRVPIALRDNLRKELAKLEKDGVIVKETAHTDWVSNIVLVQRGSESSGIRICLDPVPLNKALKRPNLQFVTLDEILPELGKAKIFSTVDAKKGFWHVELDESSSKLTTFWTPFGRYRWTRLPFGIAPAPEIF